One part of the Flavobacterium johnsoniae UW101 genome encodes these proteins:
- a CDS encoding PepSY-associated TM helix domain-containing protein, with the protein MNKTFKKNIGLLHLWLGLASGLIVFIVALTGSILVFEDEIDEFVNPEFYKVSEIGAKKIPTDILIRDIELKYALKKINRVYAYNDPERTMIVTGKDSDKKNQIFSVDPYTGKTLGQIPERSRFFSVVLDIHRHLVLGDIGAFITGCSCLIFVFMLISGMILWWPKKVKNLKQRLTVKWNASFKRVNWDFHSVFGFYSFLILLIISLTGLTWSFKWFESGIYLLADGTTKKPSAKVENPTKVDPKVDKTYFYQNIFSKTDSVFPYKGDTQIRIPSDTINSITVIKLNLEESIPNISSTAYFDKYTGKILEARPYEKLSRGDKIRRLIYPIHTGSIYGYPTKILAFLVCLFAVTLPVTGLLIWLGRKKSKK; encoded by the coding sequence ATGAATAAAACGTTTAAGAAAAATATTGGCTTATTACATCTTTGGCTCGGACTTGCGTCCGGGCTCATTGTTTTTATTGTAGCACTTACCGGAAGCATTCTTGTTTTTGAGGACGAAATCGACGAATTTGTAAATCCTGAGTTTTATAAAGTTTCTGAAATTGGAGCAAAAAAAATACCTACAGACATTTTGATAAGAGATATTGAACTGAAATATGCTCTTAAAAAAATTAATCGTGTTTATGCTTATAACGATCCTGAAAGGACTATGATTGTTACAGGAAAAGACAGCGATAAAAAAAATCAAATCTTTTCTGTTGATCCTTATACTGGTAAAACATTAGGACAAATTCCTGAAAGAAGCCGATTCTTTTCGGTTGTTTTAGATATACACCGTCATTTGGTTTTAGGTGATATTGGAGCTTTTATTACAGGATGCAGCTGTCTGATATTTGTATTCATGCTCATTTCTGGGATGATTTTATGGTGGCCGAAAAAAGTCAAAAACTTAAAACAGCGATTAACTGTAAAATGGAATGCTTCATTTAAAAGAGTAAACTGGGATTTTCATTCTGTTTTTGGTTTTTATAGTTTTCTTATTCTTCTGATAATTTCCTTAACGGGTTTAACCTGGTCTTTTAAATGGTTTGAAAGCGGTATTTATTTACTGGCAGATGGAACAACAAAAAAACCGTCGGCTAAAGTTGAAAATCCAACCAAAGTTGATCCTAAAGTAGATAAAACCTATTTCTATCAGAACATTTTTTCTAAAACGGACAGCGTTTTTCCATACAAAGGCGATACACAAATTAGAATTCCATCTGATACCATAAACAGCATTACGGTTATTAAACTGAACTTAGAAGAATCGATTCCAAATATTTCGAGTACTGCCTATTTTGATAAATACACAGGTAAAATTTTAGAAGCCAGACCTTATGAAAAATTAAGCAGAGGCGATAAAATCCGACGTTTGATTTATCCTATTCATACTGGAAGCATTTACGGATATCCAACAAAAATCCTGGCTTTTTTAGTCTGCCTTTTTGCCGTAACACTGCCTGTTACCGGCCTTTTAATCTGGCTTGGAAGAAAAAAAAGCAAAAAATAA
- a CDS encoding winged helix-turn-helix transcriptional regulator — protein sequence MERNQKEEFQALQDTLYVLGGKWKLPIINSICNGNSRFKEIKDSIPGITARMLSKELKDMELNNLVKRTEDRDAKVPILYESTSYCQSFGPIISEMIKWGISHRNHIKKQQEKI from the coding sequence ATGGAACGAAATCAAAAAGAAGAATTTCAGGCGCTTCAGGATACTTTATATGTTTTGGGCGGTAAATGGAAACTGCCTATCATTAATTCTATTTGTAACGGAAATAGTCGTTTTAAGGAAATAAAAGACAGCATTCCGGGCATTACGGCTCGAATGTTATCGAAGGAATTAAAAGATATGGAGCTTAATAATCTGGTAAAAAGAACAGAAGACCGAGATGCCAAAGTACCCATTCTTTATGAGTCAACATCATATTGTCAATCTTTTGGACCTATCATTTCTGAAATGATTAAATGGGGAATTTCACATCGAAATCATATTAAAAAACAGCAGGAAAAAATTTAA
- a CDS encoding GNAT family N-acetyltransferase produces MKPIIKPVDNQYSNAIVDLVLTIQQKEFNVPITIEDQPDLFNIPNFYYADGGGFWGAFIDDQLVGTIALVKFADNAAAIRKMFVKKEFRGKEYAIAQKLLETLIAYSKENGIDDLYLGTITILEAALRFYEKNNFVRIQKEKLPEGFPLMAPDNVFCHLNLKK; encoded by the coding sequence ATGAAACCTATAATTAAACCTGTCGATAACCAGTATTCAAATGCAATTGTTGATCTTGTATTAACTATTCAGCAAAAAGAATTTAATGTACCTATTACTATTGAAGACCAGCCGGATTTGTTTAACATTCCTAACTTTTATTATGCAGACGGAGGCGGATTTTGGGGAGCTTTTATTGATGACCAATTAGTGGGAACTATTGCACTGGTAAAATTTGCAGACAATGCGGCAGCAATTAGAAAAATGTTTGTAAAAAAAGAATTTCGAGGAAAAGAATATGCAATTGCTCAAAAATTATTAGAGACTTTAATTGCTTACAGCAAAGAAAACGGAATTGATGATTTATATTTGGGAACCATTACCATACTCGAAGCAGCATTGCGTTTTTATGAAAAGAATAATTTTGTGCGAATCCAGAAAGAAAAACTTCCGGAAGGATTTCCTTTAATGGCGCCAGACAATGTTTTCTGCCATTTAAATTTAAAAAAATAA
- a CDS encoding GNAT family N-acetyltransferase, whose protein sequence is MNFRNAVIADLAVINEIENACFPPNEAAGLERLSNRLEVFPQHFWLLEENGKILGFINGMVTPNKKLIDEMFNNTGLHDENEKWQAVFGLAVSPEYQKNGYAGKLIHHLISKSKEHNRAGITLTCKDYLISFYQKFGFEDLGISASVHGGEVWHDMVLSF, encoded by the coding sequence ATGAATTTTAGAAACGCCGTTATTGCTGACTTAGCAGTAATAAACGAAATAGAAAATGCTTGTTTTCCGCCAAACGAGGCAGCAGGTTTAGAACGTCTATCAAATAGACTGGAGGTTTTTCCACAGCATTTTTGGCTTTTGGAAGAGAACGGAAAAATCCTTGGCTTTATAAACGGAATGGTAACTCCAAACAAAAAGCTGATTGATGAAATGTTTAACAATACAGGACTGCACGATGAAAATGAAAAATGGCAGGCTGTATTTGGTTTAGCTGTTTCTCCTGAATATCAAAAAAATGGATATGCGGGAAAATTAATTCATCATTTAATTTCAAAATCTAAAGAACATAACCGAGCCGGAATCACGCTTACGTGCAAAGATTATCTCATTTCATTTTATCAAAAATTTGGATTTGAAGATTTGGGCATTTCAGCTTCTGTTCATGGCGGAGAAGTCTGGCATGATATGGTGCTTTCTTTTTAA
- a CDS encoding DUF6055 domain-containing protein: protein MKTLLLQAVLFLCSCFAMGQKTLFIPTEWSNPNNEFYNKISDSRKYESTNFVLYWGDKVGTNPAAYSDATLRFTPKSVADTLEHSFKRFVTDLKFVSNAPTTNVGKYKIIIMVMNTWNSTDTRLEAFAHASSFSNVIGAMFVHPQATRDGGALSHEFAHTLQMMMRIQENPGNGTAFAGYDWAGPFFEGHANFMRAQAYPQWAEIDGTLTRWIQTRHFMWSSNRHHYTNFHLMYYVQEKDGFDFTRRMWAESKNQEHPLETIKRLKGFTQEQLNDHLWGYAQRQPAFDYPIQWTSQINNTSNFGKKIREVYKLIETRMPRYTSRQYTLLTKVNGTTDQYYTNNDWAPQDYGMNIIPLYPTCSETQKKLLLNLKDILK, encoded by the coding sequence ATGAAAACACTTTTACTACAAGCCGTTCTTTTTCTTTGCAGTTGTTTTGCAATGGGGCAGAAAACACTTTTTATACCTACAGAATGGAGCAATCCAAACAATGAATTTTACAATAAAATATCGGATTCAAGAAAGTATGAATCAACAAACTTCGTTCTTTATTGGGGCGATAAAGTAGGAACTAATCCTGCAGCTTACTCTGATGCCACATTGCGATTTACACCAAAATCTGTTGCTGATACATTAGAACACAGTTTTAAACGTTTTGTAACCGATTTAAAATTTGTGAGCAATGCGCCTACTACAAACGTGGGGAAATACAAAATCATCATTATGGTGATGAATACCTGGAACTCAACCGACACGAGATTAGAAGCTTTTGCACACGCAAGTTCTTTTAGTAACGTTATTGGGGCTATGTTTGTGCATCCTCAGGCAACACGAGATGGCGGAGCTTTATCACACGAATTCGCTCATACGCTTCAAATGATGATGCGTATTCAGGAAAATCCCGGAAATGGAACTGCATTTGCGGGTTACGATTGGGCTGGTCCGTTTTTTGAAGGCCACGCTAATTTTATGCGGGCACAAGCTTATCCGCAATGGGCAGAAATTGACGGTACTTTAACAAGATGGATACAAACAAGACATTTTATGTGGTCATCAAACCGTCATCATTACACCAATTTTCATTTGATGTACTACGTTCAGGAAAAAGATGGTTTTGATTTTACCCGAAGAATGTGGGCTGAATCTAAAAATCAGGAACATCCGCTTGAAACAATCAAAAGATTAAAAGGTTTTACGCAGGAACAGCTTAATGATCATTTATGGGGATATGCCCAAAGACAGCCTGCATTTGATTATCCTATTCAATGGACCTCTCAGATTAACAACACCAGCAATTTTGGAAAAAAAATTCGCGAAGTATACAAACTTATCGAAACCAGAATGCCGCGTTATACAAGCAGACAATACACACTTTTAACAAAAGTAAATGGTACGACAGATCAATATTATACAAATAATGACTGGGCGCCTCAGGATTACGGAATGAATATTATTCCTTTATATCCAACTTGTTCTGAAACGCAAAAAAAGTTACTATTAAATTTAAAGGACATTCTGAAGTAA
- a CDS encoding TonB-dependent receptor gives MKFTYLFLMLAFFTIGQAQNAKITGRITSENNEAVSYASVSIKSPKKNTTSDDKGNFEISNLTPGNYTIYFSAMGFSVQEKTVELHENENLELSISLQENINTLQTVEITGRKEKSYKNTKSFIGAKTEIALKDLPQAVSYATKELIADQGSIRVGEVVKNFSGVSQFTFYDDISIRGFRINGGSNTQLLNGMRTSTGFWKQPLANYLERVEVLKGPSSALFGNASPGGVLNRVTKKPLDQAANSVSFSTGSFNTLRALADFTGPLTEDKSLLYRLNLGYENANSFRDLQFDKNIVIAPSLSFLPNDKTSVNFDLIYTGSKSNLDRGQSTYENNLYSTKISNSLNSTNDYLNEETYIVTTSLNHQFTDRLSFSASYIRTGYTEDLLEHRGANKYASAGDGSTIPTAIEMQVFQRKRKRYIDNLSAFFNYQAKTGALDHNLIAGYDYAQEQVPSGGSQLQATGYRNAANNGSIATYDPAKKNLYLLDSKGNPVPNVAHFDLTNPMASQQLKDMSKYFYVARPFDPTYYSLYGVYLQDHIKFGAFQALIGVRYDEYSDKENYKKATEKKVKQHSFLPRFGLTYTLNPNINLYGTYVKGYNPQTASSLSNPNAGGPFDPLESNMVEFGGKSSWFKEKLFVTVALFKIQQKNTLYPANDPTNPDLMRSIGQEESKGIEIDVNGSITRNWSISAAYSYNEAAITESPVDSEIGRQKPNTPKQQGNVWTRYNFTDGALKDFGVAFGSNFVTTRNLSQTVTQTIPGYTLFNAALYYNINKFKIQLNANNITNKTYWVGGYDYIRLFPGAPSNWLLTLGYSF, from the coding sequence ATGAAGTTTACTTATTTATTTTTGATGCTTGCCTTTTTTACCATAGGCCAGGCTCAAAATGCTAAAATTACCGGAAGGATAACTTCCGAAAACAATGAAGCCGTTTCTTATGCTTCTGTCTCAATCAAAAGTCCAAAAAAGAACACAACCTCTGATGATAAAGGAAATTTTGAAATCAGCAATCTAACACCAGGAAATTATACTATTTATTTTTCGGCAATGGGTTTTTCTGTTCAGGAAAAAACCGTAGAACTGCATGAAAATGAAAACCTTGAACTTTCTATCTCTTTACAGGAAAACATTAATACACTGCAGACTGTAGAAATTACAGGACGAAAAGAAAAATCATATAAAAACACAAAATCGTTTATTGGAGCTAAAACAGAAATCGCTCTAAAAGATCTTCCACAGGCAGTTTCGTATGCTACAAAAGAATTAATTGCAGATCAGGGATCCATTCGCGTAGGCGAAGTTGTCAAAAATTTCAGCGGTGTAAGCCAGTTTACTTTTTATGATGATATTTCGATAAGAGGTTTTAGAATTAACGGAGGAAGCAACACGCAATTGCTTAACGGAATGAGAACTTCGACTGGTTTCTGGAAACAGCCTCTTGCCAACTATCTTGAGCGTGTAGAGGTTTTAAAAGGTCCTTCTTCTGCTCTATTTGGAAATGCATCTCCTGGAGGAGTTTTAAACCGTGTTACAAAAAAACCATTAGATCAGGCTGCAAACAGCGTAAGCTTTTCTACAGGAAGTTTTAATACTTTAAGAGCTTTAGCTGATTTTACAGGTCCGTTAACCGAAGATAAATCACTTTTGTACCGTTTGAACTTGGGTTACGAAAATGCCAATTCTTTTAGAGATTTACAATTCGATAAAAATATTGTAATTGCTCCTTCTCTTTCGTTCCTTCCAAATGATAAAACAAGCGTTAACTTTGACTTAATTTACACGGGTTCAAAAAGTAACTTAGACCGCGGACAGTCGACTTATGAAAATAATTTGTATTCGACTAAAATTTCAAATTCTTTAAACTCTACAAATGATTATTTAAATGAAGAAACGTATATCGTTACAACGTCATTAAATCATCAGTTTACAGATCGTTTGTCATTTTCGGCTTCGTACATTCGTACAGGTTACACAGAAGATCTTTTGGAACACCGCGGTGCTAATAAATATGCTTCTGCCGGAGACGGATCTACAATTCCAACAGCAATCGAAATGCAGGTTTTTCAGCGTAAACGTAAGCGTTATATTGACAATCTTTCTGCTTTCTTTAACTATCAGGCAAAAACAGGAGCTTTAGACCACAATTTAATTGCAGGTTACGATTATGCTCAGGAACAAGTTCCGTCTGGAGGTTCGCAGTTACAAGCAACGGGATATAGAAATGCTGCAAACAATGGTTCTATTGCAACGTATGATCCGGCAAAAAAGAATCTGTATTTGTTAGATTCTAAAGGAAATCCTGTACCAAACGTGGCGCATTTCGATTTAACAAATCCAATGGCTTCACAGCAGTTAAAAGACATGAGCAAATATTTCTATGTTGCCCGTCCGTTTGATCCAACCTATTATTCGTTGTATGGAGTTTATCTTCAGGATCATATTAAATTTGGTGCTTTTCAGGCTTTAATTGGTGTTCGTTATGATGAATACAGCGATAAAGAAAATTATAAAAAGGCAACTGAAAAGAAAGTAAAACAGCATTCATTCCTTCCTCGTTTTGGATTAACTTATACACTTAACCCAAATATCAACTTATACGGAACTTATGTAAAAGGATACAACCCGCAGACCGCTTCTTCATTATCAAACCCAAATGCAGGAGGACCGTTTGATCCGTTAGAAAGTAATATGGTCGAGTTTGGAGGAAAATCTTCGTGGTTTAAAGAAAAACTTTTTGTGACAGTAGCTTTGTTTAAAATCCAGCAGAAAAACACTTTATATCCTGCCAACGATCCAACAAATCCAGATTTAATGAGATCAATTGGTCAGGAAGAATCAAAAGGTATTGAAATTGATGTAAACGGAAGCATAACGCGCAACTGGAGTATTTCGGCAGCGTATTCATACAATGAAGCTGCCATTACAGAAAGCCCTGTAGATTCTGAAATTGGAAGACAAAAACCAAATACACCAAAACAGCAGGGAAATGTCTGGACACGTTATAACTTTACAGACGGTGCTTTAAAAGATTTTGGCGTTGCTTTTGGAAGTAATTTTGTAACAACCCGTAACTTAAGCCAGACAGTAACACAGACCATTCCGGGTTATACTTTATTTAATGCTGCTTTGTATTACAACATTAATAAATTTAAAATTCAGCTGAATGCTAACAACATAACCAATAAAACGTATTGGGTTGGAGGTTACGATTATATTCGTTTATTCCCTGGTGCTCCTTCGAACTGGCTGTTAACACTTGGATACTCATTTTAA
- a CDS encoding DUF6055 domain-containing protein, producing MKFKGHSEVNPAQAGWRYGFVTTKTDGSISRYSPMYNSDGEASFTLDSSTEANMFLVVFAAPKSHVNYNMDVGYPKQRRYPYELKIANANPEGFQPAANFRKFLKTNGRIHANGGGWVSNSANVASTVYVGPYAIVRSGTISGNARIDGYAMVEGGNISGNAIVRDNACVYNATLSGNAIVEGNGWMEGGSVTNSANIKGNAMLFAGNFGNSVVVGGDAEIGSCSTNGVYLQFPYWRNGRTECDGKGESDASNIDINTAFTNFSAASMAFSVTPVCANPTLGISNPILDPANYGLSIFPNPTAGNLTISFNQKEQEKVTISVFDANGRKLDVVTSQNYEAGQYEIQYNCSKLNQGVYILRIQTGKNIVNKSFIKQ from the coding sequence ATTAAATTTAAAGGACATTCTGAAGTAAATCCGGCTCAGGCAGGATGGCGATACGGATTTGTAACAACAAAAACCGACGGATCAATTTCACGTTACAGCCCTATGTACAATTCAGATGGAGAAGCTTCTTTTACACTTGATTCTTCAACAGAAGCGAATATGTTTCTGGTCGTATTTGCCGCTCCAAAAAGCCATGTAAATTACAATATGGATGTAGGTTATCCTAAACAAAGAAGATATCCGTATGAATTAAAAATCGCCAATGCAAACCCTGAAGGATTTCAGCCGGCGGCTAATTTTAGAAAATTTCTTAAAACTAATGGACGCATTCATGCCAATGGAGGCGGATGGGTTTCAAACAGTGCTAATGTTGCCTCAACGGTATATGTTGGACCTTATGCTATTGTTAGAAGCGGCACAATTTCCGGTAATGCCAGAATTGATGGATATGCAATGGTCGAAGGCGGTAATATAAGCGGTAATGCAATAGTTAGAGACAATGCATGTGTGTATAATGCGACTTTATCAGGAAATGCAATTGTTGAAGGAAACGGATGGATGGAAGGCGGTTCTGTTACCAATTCTGCCAATATAAAAGGAAATGCCATGCTGTTTGCAGGCAATTTTGGAAATTCAGTTGTAGTAGGAGGAGATGCCGAAATAGGAAGCTGTTCGACAAACGGAGTGTATCTGCAGTTTCCGTATTGGAGAAATGGAAGAACAGAATGTGACGGAAAAGGAGAAAGCGATGCTTCGAATATTGATATAAATACTGCCTTTACCAATTTTTCTGCAGCATCAATGGCTTTTAGTGTAACGCCAGTTTGTGCAAATCCAACTCTTGGAATCAGTAACCCAATTTTGGATCCTGCAAATTATGGTTTGAGCATTTTCCCAAATCCAACGGCAGGAAATCTTACGATTTCATTTAACCAAAAAGAACAGGAAAAAGTTACGATTTCTGTATTTGATGCCAACGGAAGAAAATTAGATGTTGTAACCAGTCAAAATTATGAAGCAGGACAATATGAAATACAATACAACTGCAGCAAATTGAATCAGGGAGTTTATATACTTCGTATTCAAACAGGAAAAAACATTGTAAACAAATCGTTTATCAAACAATAA
- a CDS encoding MarR family winged helix-turn-helix transcriptional regulator, with product MNIIDESGILAISTRLQRLSEQLRKDGALFYKSYGIDFEPKWFPVIYTLYHKETLSVVEIANEIGYTHPSTISLLKELEKQKLIRSKKDKIDERKRLIQLTAKGQELIEQMKPVWDVMKQALSDIADNQNNLLQAINEAENKIVHQSFLQRALQLKSEGEK from the coding sequence ATGAATATAATAGACGAATCAGGAATATTAGCCATCTCGACACGATTGCAACGATTAAGCGAACAATTGAGAAAAGACGGTGCTTTGTTTTATAAATCATACGGAATTGATTTTGAGCCTAAATGGTTTCCGGTTATTTATACTTTATATCATAAAGAAACTTTGAGTGTTGTTGAAATTGCTAACGAAATTGGCTATACACATCCATCGACCATAAGTCTGCTCAAAGAACTCGAAAAACAAAAACTGATTCGTTCTAAAAAAGATAAAATTGACGAACGCAAAAGACTCATTCAGCTTACAGCAAAAGGACAAGAACTAATCGAACAAATGAAACCCGTTTGGGATGTTATGAAACAAGCCTTAAGTGATATAGCCGATAATCAAAACAATCTGCTTCAGGCAATTAATGAAGCCGAAAATAAAATTGTACACCAAAGTTTTTTACAGCGTGCTTTGCAGTTGAAAAGCGAAGGGGAGAAGTAA
- a CDS encoding LacI family DNA-binding transcriptional regulator, which translates to MKRISIKDVALKAGVSIASVSYVLNNKIDSRIPQETIDKVKHAAEELNYRPNNIAKSLKTQRTHIIGLVVADIANPYFSQLARIIEDEANKLGYTLLIGSSDENAEKFEALINMFADRQADGLIIAPVENSEKCLLKLQKQKIPFVLIDRYLSGVEADSIQINNYDISQKVTEHLINGGYKNTLLVAYKTQLQHLLQRTQAFLNTLEKHQIQNSQVLLADKDYIDRDINTGLENMLQNAVKPDAIFFTSNKLAVSGLKKLTQLGINIPQDIAVAAFDETEAYELFPVPLTYVKQPLSAIGTTAVKMLNEKINIKNLPLQNVTLHAELHIGQSTKSKHI; encoded by the coding sequence GTGAAAAGAATTTCAATTAAAGATGTGGCATTAAAAGCAGGCGTATCTATCGCCTCAGTATCTTATGTACTTAACAATAAGATTGACAGCCGTATTCCGCAGGAAACAATTGACAAGGTAAAACACGCTGCCGAAGAATTAAATTACCGTCCTAACAATATTGCAAAAAGCTTAAAAACACAGCGAACCCATATAATTGGTCTTGTTGTCGCTGATATTGCAAATCCTTACTTTTCTCAGTTAGCCCGAATTATTGAAGATGAAGCCAACAAACTGGGTTATACCCTTTTAATTGGAAGCTCTGATGAAAATGCCGAAAAATTTGAAGCGCTTATCAATATGTTTGCCGACCGTCAGGCCGATGGATTAATTATTGCTCCTGTTGAAAACAGTGAAAAATGTTTGTTGAAACTGCAAAAGCAAAAGATTCCTTTTGTATTAATTGACCGTTATTTATCTGGTGTTGAAGCAGACAGCATACAAATTAATAACTACGATATAAGCCAAAAAGTTACAGAACACCTTATAAACGGCGGTTATAAAAACACTCTTCTTGTTGCTTATAAAACACAGTTGCAGCACTTATTACAGCGAACTCAGGCATTTTTAAATACGCTCGAAAAACATCAAATACAAAACAGTCAAGTGCTTTTAGCAGACAAAGACTATATTGACAGAGACATTAATACCGGCTTAGAAAATATGCTGCAAAATGCAGTAAAACCAGATGCCATCTTTTTTACTAGTAATAAACTGGCAGTTTCCGGACTCAAAAAACTTACACAACTTGGCATAAATATTCCGCAGGATATTGCAGTTGCTGCTTTTGATGAAACTGAAGCTTATGAGCTTTTTCCGGTTCCGCTAACGTATGTAAAACAGCCGCTTTCTGCCATTGGGACAACCGCTGTAAAAATGCTTAACGAAAAAATCAATATCAAAAATCTGCCTTTGCAGAATGTAACTTTACATGCTGAACTTCATATAGGTCAGTCTACAAAATCTAAACACATCTAA
- a CDS encoding carbohydrate kinase family protein, which translates to MREEINTKSIYCYGEVLWDIFPEGARAGGAPFNVAYNLMRMGIDSHMISRVGNDKLGTDLMAQLKDWNISTEDSQIDNQHPTGTVIAHIDEHNEAHYDIIKPVAWDFIEFRKDYIEKTSNASAFVFGSLITRSETSKTTLFELLEIAKFKVFDINIRPPHYSVPVINELLHKADLVKMNKAELRLVLDFFEKNYVSEDDAVHFIQDKFDIKEVLVSKGSKGALYYDGDSKYDAPAVPVTIQDTVGSGDAFLAGFLSKRIMNENPVEVMKQATALGAFITSQKGACPSYDLNDFELFRKENEAK; encoded by the coding sequence ATGAGAGAAGAAATAAATACAAAATCAATCTATTGTTATGGAGAAGTACTTTGGGATATTTTTCCTGAAGGTGCGCGTGCGGGCGGTGCGCCGTTTAATGTAGCTTATAATTTAATGCGAATGGGAATCGATTCGCACATGATAAGCCGTGTTGGAAATGATAAACTGGGAACCGATCTTATGGCTCAGTTAAAAGACTGGAACATTTCGACCGAAGACAGCCAGATTGACAACCAGCACCCAACCGGAACTGTAATTGCGCACATCGATGAGCATAACGAAGCTCATTATGATATTATAAAACCTGTTGCCTGGGATTTTATTGAATTTAGAAAAGATTATATCGAAAAAACATCAAATGCTTCGGCTTTTGTTTTTGGAAGTTTAATTACCAGAAGCGAAACTTCCAAAACGACTCTTTTTGAACTTTTGGAAATCGCAAAATTTAAAGTTTTTGATATCAACATTCGTCCTCCCCACTATTCTGTTCCGGTTATAAACGAACTTCTTCATAAAGCCGATCTGGTAAAAATGAACAAAGCCGAATTGCGATTGGTTCTTGATTTTTTTGAAAAAAATTATGTCAGCGAAGATGATGCTGTGCATTTTATTCAGGACAAATTTGATATAAAGGAAGTACTGGTAAGTAAAGGAAGCAAAGGTGCTTTGTATTATGACGGAGATTCTAAATATGATGCTCCTGCTGTCCCTGTTACTATTCAGGACACGGTAGGAAGCGGTGATGCTTTTTTAGCCGGATTTTTATCGAAAAGAATTATGAATGAAAATCCTGTCGAGGTTATGAAACAGGCAACAGCTTTGGGTGCTTTTATTACCTCACAAAAAGGTGCCTGTCCAAGTTATGATTTAAATGACTTTGAACTTTTTAGAAAAGAAAATGAGGCTAAATAA
- a CDS encoding DMT family transporter, giving the protein MKKSYILLHIAVILAGFTGVFGKLISLNEGLLVWYRVLFSSLVLLVILKLFKVSKDISLREKFNIAKIGLLITIHWIFFYASIKYSNISVGVVCYCLTSLFTALFAPLINRKKFNITELLLSMLTLAGIALIFHFDSSYQLGIILGIISSAFAALYTIFNERLVTIYDSRLINYYQMNGGTIGLGLLMPLYLYFFPVESILPSVKDIFYLIILAVFCTVGLYVLFAESLKKIAAFTVNLTFNLEPVYAIIMAFLFFNESKEVNIFFYIGLLFVIASVISQTIISIRK; this is encoded by the coding sequence ATGAAAAAATCATATATTTTATTGCACATCGCTGTAATACTTGCCGGTTTTACTGGTGTTTTTGGTAAACTTATTTCGTTAAACGAAGGACTTTTAGTCTGGTACCGGGTTTTATTTTCTTCCTTGGTTTTATTGGTTATCCTGAAATTATTTAAGGTTTCAAAGGATATTTCTTTAAGAGAAAAATTCAATATTGCCAAAATTGGTCTTTTGATCACGATACACTGGATTTTCTTTTATGCCAGTATTAAATATTCAAATATTTCTGTGGGTGTTGTATGTTATTGTTTAACGAGTTTATTTACTGCCTTGTTCGCTCCGCTGATTAACAGAAAGAAATTTAATATTACAGAATTACTGCTTAGCATGCTGACTCTGGCCGGAATTGCTCTTATATTCCACTTTGATTCTTCTTATCAATTAGGCATTATTCTGGGTATAATTTCATCTGCTTTTGCGGCGCTTTATACCATTTTTAACGAACGATTGGTAACTATTTACGACAGCAGGCTTATCAACTATTATCAAATGAATGGCGGCACGATCGGGCTTGGTCTGCTTATGCCTTTATATCTTTATTTCTTTCCTGTTGAAAGTATTCTGCCAAGTGTAAAAGATATTTTCTATCTGATTATTTTGGCAGTATTCTGCACCGTTGGTTTATATGTTTTGTTTGCAGAATCATTAAAAAAGATTGCAGCATTTACTGTAAACCTTACTTTCAACCTAGAACCGGTTTATGCAATTATAATGGCTTTTTTGTTTTTTAATGAAAGTAAAGAAGTCAATATCTTCTTTTACATAGGACTACTTTTTGTTATCGCTTCGGTAATATCGCAAACAATAATTTCTATTCGAAAATAA